Proteins encoded in a region of the Podarcis muralis chromosome 4, rPodMur119.hap1.1, whole genome shotgun sequence genome:
- the LOC114595401 gene encoding olfactory receptor 51H1-like translates to MSSITRFNSSLVSHQTFVLIGIPGMQEKNSWVAFPLFVLYALTLLGNFTILYVIKSDESLHEPMYFFLSMLACSDLGLSMSTMPTMLGVYWFDSGEIPFNACISQMFFIYIFQWAESGILVAMAFDRFIAIRDPLRYRSLLSNSVIVKIGIILFSRGLSVCFPIPFLIKRLPFCKSNVLSHSYCLHQAAMKLACADTRVNVLYGLVVVMCTVVLDALIILVSYILILRTALSIASRKECVKALNTCVSHIAAILIFYVPMIGVSMAHRYGKHLSPIVHMLMANIYVAVPPLLNPIVYSVKTQQIRQRICSILKLGKYRE, encoded by the coding sequence ATGTCCTCCATCACCAGATTCAACAGCAGCCTTGTGAGTCACCAAACCTTTGTCCTGATTGGCATCCCTGGGATGCAGGAGAAGAACTCTTGGGTGGCCTTCCCATTGTTTGTGCTCTATGCCCTGACTCTGTTGGGAAACTTCACTATCCTCTATGTCATTAAAAGTGACGAAAGCCTCCATGAACCTATGTATTTCTTCCTTTCCATGCTTGCCTGCTCGGATCTGGGCCTCTCCATGTCCACCATGCCAACAATGCTGGGAGTCTATTGGTTTGACTCTGGGGAAATCCCATTCAACGCCTGCATCAGCCAGATGTTCTTTATCTATATATTTCAATGGGCAGAGTCTGGCATTCTTGTGGCAATGGCTTTTGACCGATTCATTGCCATCCGTGATCCACTGAGATACAGATCACTGCTCTCAAATTCTGTAATTGTGAAAATTGGTATAATTCTCTTTTCAAGAGGCCTGTCTGTCTGTTTCCCCATCCCCTTTCTTATTAAGCGTCTCCCTTTCTGCAAATCCAATGTCCTTTCTCACTCCTACTGTCTCCACCAAGCTGCCATGAAGTTAGCCTGTGCAGACACAAGAGTCAATGTCCTATATGGTTTGGTCGTAGTCATGTGCACTGTAGTGTTGGATGCTCTCATCATTCTTGTATCTTATATCCTGATCCTGAGGACTGCTTTGAGCATTGCCTCCCGCAAAGAATGTGTGAAGGCTCTCAACACCTGCGTATCCCACATTGCTGCCATCTTGATTTTCTACGTCCCAATGATTGGCGTAAGTATGGCACATCGATACGGGAAGCACCTTTCTCCCATTGTTCACATGCTTATGGCCAACATCTATGTTGCTGTCCCACCACTTCTCAATCCCATTGTGTACAGTGTGAAGACCCAGCAGATTCGGCAAAGGATATGCAGCATTTTGAAGTTAGGGAAGTATAGGGAGTGA